One stretch of Pyrenophora tritici-repentis strain M4 chromosome 4, whole genome shotgun sequence DNA includes these proteins:
- a CDS encoding DUF1777 multi-domain protein, with product MSDNERPRDRYRERDNRREPREARERGGTPTERRNRSRSPRERGGRRDAPRYRSRSPFRRDDRESGGRGSDRSRGGHDRGRGRDDRRGGRDDRANAGDRSPQPPKGPRGGIRGPFGGAAKPPTGPRASVDAPAKEETPDVEMKDERQKPEDMDDDMWEMLKVMGFGGFKSTKNTKVPGNDKNFGVRKDKQLQARQYMNRQGGFNRPLSPSRS from the coding sequence ATGTCAGACAACGAGCGACCCCGCGACCGCTATCGCGAGCGAGACAACCGTCGGGAGCCACGCGAAGCCCGTGAGCGAGGCGGCACCCCCACAGAGCGACGCAACCGATCGCGCAGTCCACGAGAGCGCGGCGGCCGGCGGGATGCCCCCCGCTATCGTTCCCGATCACCCTTTAGGCGAGATGATCGCGAAAGCGGTGGACGTGGCAGCGACAGAAGCAGAGGTGGTCACGATCGAGGACGCGGTCGCGACGACCGTAGAGGAGGCAGGGACGACCGTGCCAACGCTGGCGACCGCTCACCACAACCACCAAAAGGCCCACGAGGCGGCATCCGCGGCCCATTTGGCGGTGCTGCCAAGCCTCCCACTGGTCCTCGCGCCTCAGTCGACGCACCCGCCAAGGAAGAGACGCCCGATGTCGAGATGAAGGACGAGAGGCAGAAGCCAGAGGACATGGACGACGACATGTGGGAGATGCTGAAAGTCATGGGTTTTGGAGGGTTCAAGTCAACAAAGAACACCAAGGTGCCTGGAAACGACAAGAACTTTGGAGTCAGGAAGGACAAGCAGCTGCAGGCCAGACAGTACATGAACCGACAGGGTGGATTCAACAGGCCGCTATCGCCTAGCAGGAGCTGA
- a CDS encoding glucosidase I, translated as MMYDSRHGSLWKGLMCLLTLSQLPLVSAQVAEVEKATNASLLWGPYRPNLYFGVRPRIPKSLMGGLMWTRVEDYQSVQSNFRHTCEQHELDGYGWDEYDVRSGGRQTIHDPANKIDITTEFIKFPGGEHGGSWGARIKGTPREDAGPNLRTTVLWYNTLEGLGSLEIADADPEEKGIQGDVVLKGQTNELGDFEVRITEGNGNHPVTNHPSYDDKPLDRTLAHSGQVPIEALWQVKTMLFAHMKGQIDVLVQKWGEENPPPPAQVYTIQHLPGQGNMHLVQKVFEGPFEFDVIFSSGSAPTKITSEDLTVQIDSVTSGFSARFTDIFKPQAPFLKERFDEFSKSLFSNLIGGIGYFFGDSRVDRSYDPAYEEDSEGFWEEAAEARARNQAQFEGPSELFTAIPSRPFFPRGFLWDEGFHLLPIIDWDADLTLDIIKSWFKLMDEDGWIGREQILGPEARSKVPEEFQVQYPHYANPPTLFMVLTSFLDKLDAVKTDTSSEKLQQEKSYSLQLSNREAALEYLRSLYPLLKRNYFWYRKTQAGDIKSYDREAFSTKEGYRWRGRTPAHILTSGLDDYPRAQPPHPGELHVDLISWMGMMTRAIKRIAVYLDEKDDAAEFTRYDEAIVRNIDDLHWSKKDKTYCDATIDDYEEHVLVCHKGYISLFPFLTGLMDKDSEKLGDILDLIEDEEQLWSPYGIRSLSKSDEFYHTAEDYWRGPVWMPINYLAVSQLLNLAQTPGKYQTRATKMYTALRKNLVETVYESWKETGFAWEQYNPETGKGQRTQHFTGWTSLVVKIMAMPDLSDGAERARDEL; from the exons ATGATGTACGACAGCAGGCATGGCTCCCTATGGAAGGGGCTGATGTGCCTTTTGACATTGAGTCAATTGCCTCTTGTGAGCGCGCAGGTCGCCGAGGTCGAAAAGGCCACCAATGCCAGCTTACTATGGGGACCTTACCGACCCAATCTGTATTTTGGTGTCAGGCCGCGGATACCCAAGAGTTTGATGGGAGGTTTGATGTGGACGCGGGTTGAGGACTATCAGAGCGTGCAGAGTA ACTTCCGACACACATGCGAACAACACGAGCTTGACGGCTATGGTTGGGATGAGTATGACGTACGCAGCGGCGGCCGACAGACGATTCACGACCCTGCCAACAAGATTGACATCACCACCGAGTTCATCAAATTCCCAGGCGGAGAACACGGCGGCAGTTGGGGTGCGAGGATCAAAGGCACACCGCGCGAGGACGCCGGGCCAAACCTACGGACCACAGTCCTCTGGTACAATACGCTTGAAGGTCTGGGAAGCCTGGAAATCGCAGATGCGGACCCAGAGGAAAAGGGCATCCAGGGCGACGTCGTCCTGAAGGGACAGACCAACGAACTGGGCGACTTCGAGGTCAGAATCACTGAGGGCAATGGCAATCACCCAGTCACCAACCATCCGAGCTACGATGATAAACCGCTGGATCGAACATTGGCACATAGTGGACAAGTCCCTATTGAGGCGCTATGGCAGGTCAAGACCATGCTGTTTGCACACATGAAAGGCCAGATAGATGTCTTGGTCCAGAAGTGGGGAGAGGAGAATCCCCCGCCGCCTGCCCAGGTCTACACAATCCAGCATCTGCCTGGCCAGGGAAACATGCACTTGGTCCAGAAGGTCTTTGAGGGTCCTTTCGAGTTTGATGTCATCTTTTCGTCTGGCTCTGCACCAACTAAGATTACGTCTGAAGACTTGACTGTACAGATCGACTCTGTCACCTCGGGCTTCTCAGCACGCTTTACAGACATCTTCAAGCCTCAGGCTCCCTTTCTCAAGGAGCGCTTCGACGAGTTTTCAAAGTCTCTATTCTCCAACCTCATCGGCGGTATTGGCTACTTCTTTGGCGACTCTCGTGTGGATCGCTCTTATGATCCCGCATACGAggaggacagcgagggctTCTGGGAAGAGGCTGCTGAAGCGCGTGCCAGGAACCAGGCACAATTCGAGGGGCCTTCAGAACTATTCACCGCTATTCCCTCGCGGCCCTTCTTCCCTCGAGGCTTCCTCTGGGACGAAGGCTTCCACCTACTGCCCATCATTGACTGGGACGCTGACCTTACTCTTGACATCATCAAAAGCTGGTTCAAACTCATGGATGAGGATGGCTGGATTGGTCGTGAGCAGATTCTTGGTCCTGAAGCTCGTAGCAAGGTGCCTGAGGAATTTCAGGTTCAATACCCTCACTACGCCAACCCACCGACACTCTTCATGGTCCTCACTTCGTTCCTCGACAAGCTCGACGCTGTGAAGACAGACACCAGCAGCGAGAAGCTACAGCAGGAGAAGTCCTACTCGTTGCAACTGTCAAACCGTGAAGCAGCACTAGAGTACCTTCGCTCCCTCTACCCATTGCTCAAGCGCAACTACTTCTGGTACCGCAAGACGCAAGCCGGCGACATCAAGAGCTACGACCGCGAGGCCTTCTCTACCAAGGAAGGCTACCGCTGGCGTGGACGCACACCTGCCCACATCCTCACATCCGGCCTTGACGATTACCCGCGCGCCCAGCCTCCTCACCCGGGTGAGCTACACGTCGATCTCATCAGCTGGATGGGCATGATGACACGCGCCATCAAACGCATCGCAGTTTACCTCGACGAAAAAGACGACGCCGCCGAATTTACCCGCTACGACGAAGCCATCGTACGCAACATTGACGACCTCCACTGGTCCAAGAAGGACAAGACATACTGCGATGCTACAATCGACGACTACGAGGAACACGTGCTCGTCTGCCACAAGGGATATATTTCCCTATTCCCCTTCTTGACAGGCTTGATGGACAAGGATAGTGAGAAACTAGGCGATATTCTCGATCTCATCGAGGACGAGGAGCAGCTGTGGAGTCCGTATGGTATCAGAAGTCTGAGCAAGAGCGACGAGTTTTATCATACTGCCGAGGATTACTGGAGGGGTCCGGTTTGGATGCCGATTAATTATTTGGCTGTTTCGCAGTTGCTC AATCTCGCACAAACACCCGGAAAGTACCAAACCCGCGCTACGAAGATGTACACCGCGCTCCGCAAGAACCTCGTTGAGACGGTGTATGAGAGCTGGAAGGAAACGGGCTTCGCGTGGGAGCAATACAACCCCGAGACTGGAAAGGGACAGAGGACACAGCACTTTACCGGCTGGACGAGTTTGGTCGTCAAGATTATGGCTATGCCGGATCTGAGTGATGGTGCGGAGAGGGCGAGGGATGAGTTGTAG